Proteins found in one Oncorhynchus mykiss isolate Arlee chromosome 3, USDA_OmykA_1.1, whole genome shotgun sequence genomic segment:
- the LOC110509555 gene encoding tumor necrosis factor receptor superfamily member 5: protein MVMEQLFVAVLMISAHLAVSYPLTTESYYMDGGRQCRLCPPGHYQSSCSECSPCRDGSYTTRLNAESSCHSCFKDCKRDLHLVEDEPCTPVSNARCRCEAGFTCTDKEDQTGNCRDCEKVPQLPPPPLPPSNVVGIRINQTGTSSEHSRTSSSAGRCQPPNCDTPRSPVSQAADTSKHLAAILCPMVVIGILAVIILLCIRRPGNEACFKQALKFCNKGVRETSPNKTKEPPHQHNARETQPSIKHQTVDPPPITAANIGPVHVHNAGTVIFSLLNQFTGMGGGMEERVQKERDEEGCPTHPTPSPNIHLSQEERDGEMDCVFFPSQEQGKDSHVSKEEVH, encoded by the exons ATGGTGATGGAACAGTTATTTGTGGCTGTGCTAATGATATCTGCACACCTAGCAGTCTCATATCCTCTG ACTACAGAGAGCTATTacatggatggagggagacaatGCAGACTGTGTCCACCAG GTCATTATCAGAGTTCCTGTTCAGAGTGCTCTCCCTGTCGAGATGGTTCCTACACAACACGATTGAATGCTGAGTCCAGTTGTCATTCCTGCTTCAAAGACTGCAAACGTG atttgCACCTGGTGGAGGATGAGCCGTGTACTCCTGTATCGAACGCTAGATGTCGCTGTGAGGCTGGTTTTACCTGCACCGACAAAGAAGACCAGACAGGAAACTGTAGAGACTGTGAGAAGGTCCCTCAGCTGCCCCCACCTCCCCTGCCACCTAGCaatg TAGTGGGCATCAGAATCAACCAGACAGGAACTTCCTCTGAACACAGCAGGACTTCCTCTTCCGCTGGACGCTGTCAACCTCCTAA CTGTGACACTCCACGATCACCAGTCTCACAAGCAG CTGACACCAGCAAACActtggcagccattttgtgcccTATGGTGGTCATTGGAATCCTAGCCGTTATCATTCTGTTATGTATCCGTCGCCCAGGAAATGAAGCCTGTTTCAAACAAG CTCTCAAGTTCTGTAACAAG GGAGTAAGAGAAACGTCGCCTAACAAGACCAAAGAGCCACCTCATCAGCACAATGCCAGAGAGACACAGCCCAGTATTAAGCACCAGACAGTGGATCCACCACCTATTACAGCAGCAAATATAG gcCCGGTCCATGTCCACAATGCTGGAACAGTCATCTTCAGTTTACTCAACCAGTTCACTGgtatgggtggagggatggaagagagagtgcagaaagagagggatgaggaaggatGTCCGACCCACCCCACACCCTCCCCTAACATCCATCTATCCCAGGAGGAAAGGGATGGGGAGATGGACTGTGTATTCTTCCCTTCACAGGAACAAGGGAAGGACAGTCACGTTTCCAAAGAGGAGGTGCATTGA